The following are encoded in a window of Mycolicibacterium tusciae JS617 genomic DNA:
- a CDS encoding NUDIX hydrolase, producing the protein MPRDNPPHIVPEGKAVFAAGAVLWRPGDGASAPEVAVIHRPRYDDWSLPKGKVDPGETEPVTAVREVAEETGYAAHLGRRLASVSYPVEQNIKKVRYWTARAIGGEFSPNDEVDELKWLPVAEAVKAVGYPHDRKVLRRFKKLPADTKTVLIVRHGTAGSRSRYKGDDRKRPLDKHGRAQAESLVGQLLSFGADELYAADRTRCRQTIEPLAEELGAVIRSEPLLTEEAYADNRKAARNRFLEIAAAGGTPVICTQGKVIPDLIGWWCQRDGVRPDKSRNRKGSTWVLSLFDGHLVAADHIGSPLAVKK; encoded by the coding sequence GTGCCGAGGGACAACCCACCTCACATAGTTCCGGAGGGCAAGGCTGTTTTCGCCGCAGGTGCGGTGCTATGGCGGCCCGGTGATGGTGCCTCCGCACCAGAGGTCGCGGTCATCCACCGTCCCCGATACGACGACTGGTCGCTTCCCAAGGGCAAGGTCGACCCCGGCGAAACCGAACCCGTGACCGCCGTGCGCGAGGTGGCCGAGGAGACCGGCTACGCGGCGCATCTCGGTCGACGGCTTGCCTCGGTGAGCTATCCCGTCGAGCAGAACATCAAGAAGGTGCGGTACTGGACGGCGCGCGCGATCGGCGGCGAGTTCAGCCCGAACGACGAAGTCGACGAACTCAAATGGCTTCCCGTGGCCGAAGCCGTCAAGGCGGTCGGCTACCCGCACGACCGAAAGGTGCTACGCCGCTTCAAGAAGCTGCCGGCCGACACGAAGACGGTGCTGATTGTTCGGCACGGCACCGCTGGCAGCAGGTCCCGATACAAGGGCGACGATCGGAAACGTCCGTTGGACAAGCATGGGCGCGCCCAGGCTGAGTCTCTCGTCGGACAGCTATTGTCTTTCGGTGCCGACGAGCTTTACGCCGCCGACCGAACGCGCTGTCGGCAGACGATCGAGCCGTTGGCCGAAGAACTCGGTGCCGTCATCCGTAGCGAACCGCTGCTGACCGAGGAAGCCTATGCAGACAACCGCAAGGCCGCCCGGAACCGTTTTCTCGAGATCGCCGCGGCCGGAGGCACGCCGGTGATCTGCACACAGGGCAAGGTGATTCCGGATCTGATCGGGTGGTGGTGTCAGCGCGACGGGGTACGGCCGGACAAGTCGCGCAATCGTAAGGGCAGTACCTGGGTGCTGTCGTTGTTCGACGGACATCTGGTCGCCGCCGATCACATCGGCAGTCCGCTCGCCGTCAAGAAATAG
- a CDS encoding HU family DNA-binding protein, translating to MNKAELIDVLTEKMGSDRRSATAAVENVVDTIVRAVHKGDSVTITGFGVFEQRRRAARVARNPRTGETVKVKPTSVPAFRPGAQFKAVVSGAQRLPSEGPAVKRGVTAGGARKAVKKTAAKKAAKKAPAKKAAAKKTAAKKAPAKKAVKRTAAKKTVKKAAAKKTAKKAPAKKAVKRTAAKKAVKRSPAKKAVKRAPAKKGRR from the coding sequence ATGAACAAAGCAGAGCTCATCGACGTACTCACGGAGAAAATGGGCTCGGATCGTCGGTCAGCAACCGCCGCGGTCGAGAATGTCGTTGACACCATCGTGCGTGCGGTTCACAAGGGTGACAGTGTCACCATTACCGGCTTCGGCGTTTTCGAACAGCGCCGTCGTGCTGCTCGTGTTGCGCGTAACCCGCGCACCGGCGAGACCGTGAAAGTTAAGCCAACATCAGTGCCGGCATTCCGTCCCGGCGCACAATTCAAAGCGGTTGTTTCTGGGGCACAGCGCCTCCCGTCGGAAGGACCAGCAGTGAAACGTGGCGTGACGGCGGGCGGTGCCCGCAAGGCCGTGAAGAAGACCGCGGCCAAGAAAGCGGCTAAGAAGGCTCCTGCCAAGAAGGCAGCAGCCAAGAAGACCGCAGCCAAGAAGGCCCCGGCCAAGAAGGCAGTGAAGCGCACCGCAGCCAAGAAGACGGTGAAGAAGGCAGCAGCCAAGAAGACAGCCAAGAAGGCCCCGGCCAAAAAGGCAGTGAAGCGCACTGCAGCCAAGAAGGCGGTGAAGCGTTCCCCGGCCAAGAAGGCCGTGAAGCGCGCACCGGCCAAGAAGGGCCGCAGGTAA
- a CDS encoding DUF3515 domain-containing protein, with translation MDTETRDGPPRALMIAAVVVAVAAVVSVLVVAALRQTPATDRPVAIVSVPAPQADSADCATLVDALPEQLGDLQRAPAADPAPPAVAAWRTTEDGEPVILRCGLDRPAEFVLGSPLQVVDAVSWFRVGEAGAGETGAGEDSGADQGRSTWFAVDRPVYVALTLPAGAGPTPIQEISRLIAKTLPAKAVDPAPVG, from the coding sequence GTGGACACCGAAACCCGCGACGGCCCGCCCAGGGCGCTGATGATCGCGGCGGTCGTGGTGGCCGTCGCCGCCGTCGTCTCGGTCCTGGTCGTCGCGGCACTGCGACAGACCCCCGCCACGGACAGGCCCGTCGCGATCGTCTCAGTGCCTGCGCCGCAGGCCGACAGCGCCGACTGCGCGACATTGGTCGACGCGCTGCCCGAACAGCTCGGCGACCTCCAACGCGCTCCCGCGGCCGACCCCGCGCCGCCGGCGGTCGCGGCGTGGCGCACCACCGAGGACGGCGAGCCGGTGATCCTGCGGTGCGGCCTGGACCGTCCCGCGGAGTTCGTTCTCGGCAGCCCGCTTCAAGTGGTCGACGCGGTGTCGTGGTTTCGGGTGGGCGAAGCAGGGGCGGGCGAAACAGGGGCGGGCGAAGATTCAGGCGCCGACCAAGGACGCAGTACCTGGTTCGCCGTGGATCGCCCGGTATATGTCGCCTTGACGCTGCCTGCGGGCGCCGGCCCGACACCGATCCAGGAGATCTCGCGGCTGATCGCGAAGACCTTGCCCGCCAAGGCGGTTGACCCCGCGCCGGTGGGTTAG
- a CDS encoding D-alanine--D-alanine ligase family protein, with protein sequence MTARNEPDTTARVRVAVVYGGRSSEHAISCVSAGSILRNLDPERFEVVAVGITPEGAWMLTDARPDALAISEGRLPQVTGASGKELALAADPGRSGELLSLGRGAPEVLGAVDVVFPVLHGPYGEDGTIQGLLELAGVPYVGAGVLASASGMDKEFTKKLLAAEGLPIGDQVVLRPRQETVNQKDRERLGLPVFVKPARGGSSIGVSRVAAWDQLPAAIELARRHDPKVIVEAAVVGRELECGVLEFPDGRIEASTVGEIRVAGVRGREDSFYDFATKYLEDAAELDVPAKIDDSVADEVRQLAIRAFGAIDCQGLARVDFFLTEDGPVINEINTMPGFTTISMFPMMWAASGIDYPTLLATMVDTAQKRGTGLR encoded by the coding sequence GTGACCGCCCGCAACGAACCCGACACGACTGCACGCGTACGCGTCGCCGTCGTCTACGGAGGGCGCAGCTCTGAGCACGCAATTTCTTGCGTCTCCGCAGGCAGCATCCTGCGCAATCTCGATCCGGAGCGCTTCGAGGTGGTCGCTGTCGGCATCACCCCCGAGGGGGCATGGATGCTCACCGACGCGCGGCCCGATGCCCTAGCCATCTCCGAAGGACGGTTACCGCAGGTCACCGGCGCATCGGGTAAGGAGCTGGCCCTCGCCGCCGATCCAGGTCGAAGCGGTGAATTGCTTTCGCTCGGCCGCGGCGCTCCAGAGGTGCTGGGGGCGGTCGACGTGGTGTTCCCGGTGCTGCACGGACCGTACGGCGAGGACGGCACGATCCAAGGGCTGCTCGAGCTGGCCGGTGTTCCCTACGTCGGTGCGGGGGTGCTCGCCAGCGCGTCGGGCATGGACAAGGAATTCACCAAGAAGCTGTTGGCGGCCGAGGGGCTGCCGATCGGCGATCAGGTCGTGCTGAGACCGCGGCAGGAGACGGTGAACCAAAAAGATCGCGAACGACTCGGACTGCCGGTGTTCGTCAAGCCCGCACGTGGGGGATCGTCGATCGGGGTCAGCCGCGTGGCGGCGTGGGATCAGCTGCCCGCGGCGATTGAGCTGGCCCGCCGCCACGATCCCAAGGTGATCGTCGAAGCGGCGGTCGTCGGACGTGAATTGGAATGCGGGGTACTGGAATTCCCTGACGGCCGGATCGAAGCGAGCACTGTCGGAGAGATCCGTGTCGCGGGTGTCCGCGGTCGCGAGGATTCGTTCTACGATTTTGCGACGAAATATCTCGAGGATGCCGCGGAGCTCGATGTGCCCGCCAAGATTGACGACAGCGTCGCAGATGAAGTGCGACAGTTAGCGATTCGGGCATTTGGAGCCATCGACTGCCAGGGTCTGGCTCGCGTCGACTTCTTCCTGACCGAGGACGGCCCGGTCATCAACGAGATCAACACGATGCCGGGGTTCACCACCATCTCGATGTTTCCGATGATGTGGGCGGCCAGCGGTATCGACTATCCAACGCTGTTGGCCACCATGGTCGACACGGCACAAAAGCGCGGTACGGGTCTGCGCTAA
- a CDS encoding cystathionine gamma-lyase, with protein MDGLYGDSTRSVKAVGSEPVPGSPVVSPPVLASTFHLSPDEAEPLDKYGRYSNPTWRQLESALAELEGAAAASVFGSGMAAITSVLRVLAKPGCKLVVPADGYNQVRRYAKEYLAPLGVTVVEAASSAMCAAASDADVVLAETPANPGLDVVDLHRLAMDCRRRGSTLVVDNTTATPFGQQPLSLGADLVVASATKALSGHSDLIAGYVAGSHPELMAAVETERKLAGAILGPFEAWLVLRSLGSAGLRFDRQCQNAQALAVMLRAHPAVRSVRYPGLPDDPSHQIATLQMKRFGGLVAIELNDAAAVHALVDRSALLVASTSFGGIHTSVDRRIRWGDPVSDGFARIALGIEDTDDLISDFEQALQ; from the coding sequence ATGGACGGCCTTTACGGCGACTCCACTCGCAGCGTCAAAGCAGTTGGTTCGGAACCGGTTCCGGGCAGTCCGGTGGTGTCGCCTCCCGTGCTCGCATCGACATTTCATCTGTCACCCGACGAGGCAGAGCCACTCGATAAGTACGGGCGTTACTCGAATCCGACCTGGCGGCAACTGGAGTCCGCCCTCGCCGAACTCGAGGGAGCCGCGGCGGCATCGGTGTTTGGTTCCGGGATGGCCGCTATCACGTCGGTGCTGCGAGTGCTCGCGAAACCGGGCTGCAAACTTGTTGTGCCTGCCGACGGCTACAACCAGGTTCGCCGCTACGCCAAGGAATACCTTGCACCACTTGGGGTCACGGTCGTGGAGGCGGCGAGCTCCGCGATGTGTGCCGCGGCCTCGGATGCCGACGTGGTGCTCGCAGAGACACCGGCCAATCCCGGTCTGGATGTCGTCGACCTGCACCGGTTGGCGATGGACTGCCGACGTAGGGGTTCGACGCTCGTCGTCGACAACACCACTGCGACGCCCTTTGGCCAACAACCGCTGTCCTTGGGTGCCGACCTTGTTGTCGCCAGCGCGACCAAAGCGCTGTCGGGACACAGCGATCTGATCGCGGGATACGTCGCGGGCAGCCATCCCGAACTGATGGCCGCGGTGGAAACCGAACGCAAGCTCGCGGGCGCCATCCTCGGGCCTTTCGAGGCGTGGCTGGTGCTGCGAAGCCTCGGCAGTGCGGGCCTGCGCTTCGACCGGCAGTGTCAGAACGCCCAAGCGCTCGCGGTGATGCTGCGGGCCCATCCGGCGGTGCGCTCGGTCCGGTATCCGGGCCTGCCCGACGATCCCTCGCATCAGATCGCGACGCTGCAGATGAAGCGGTTCGGGGGGCTGGTCGCGATCGAACTGAACGACGCCGCCGCCGTGCACGCGCTGGTGGATCGCAGCGCGCTACTGGTCGCATCGACGAGCTTCGGGGGCATCCACACCTCGGTGGATCGCCGGATCCGCTGGGGCGATCCGGTCAGCGACGGCTTCGCCCGCATCGCGCTCGGCATCGAGGACACCGATGACCTGATCAGCGATTTCGAACAGGCATTGCAGTGA
- the leuD gene encoding 3-isopropylmalate dehydratase small subunit → MEPVRTHTGIGVPLRRSNVDTDQIIPAVYLKRVTRTGFEDGLFAAWRNDPTFVLNLSPFDKGSVLVAGPDFGTGSSREHAVWALMDFGFKVVISSRFADIFRGNAGKAGLLAAEVAQDDVELLWKLIEEHPGMEITVNLQDRNVVAGTVMVPFNIDDYTAWRLLEGLDDIGITLRKCDQIDSYEARRPSWKPRTLQA, encoded by the coding sequence ATGGAACCAGTTCGCACGCACACCGGCATCGGTGTTCCGCTTCGGCGGTCCAATGTCGACACCGACCAAATCATCCCGGCGGTCTATTTGAAGCGGGTAACCCGAACAGGTTTCGAGGATGGCTTGTTCGCGGCATGGCGCAACGACCCCACGTTCGTGCTGAATCTTTCCCCGTTCGACAAAGGCTCTGTGTTGGTGGCGGGTCCCGATTTCGGCACCGGTTCGTCGCGAGAGCATGCCGTCTGGGCACTCATGGACTTCGGATTCAAAGTCGTCATCTCGTCTCGCTTCGCCGATATTTTTCGGGGCAACGCGGGCAAGGCGGGCCTCTTGGCGGCCGAAGTCGCACAAGATGATGTCGAACTGTTGTGGAAGCTCATTGAGGAGCATCCAGGCATGGAAATCACTGTGAATCTTCAAGATCGGAACGTCGTTGCGGGAACGGTCATGGTGCCGTTCAACATTGACGATTACACCGCATGGCGGCTTCTCGAAGGTCTCGACGATATAGGCATTACGCTGCGGAAATGCGATCAAATCGATTCGTATGAAGCGCGTCGGCCGAGCTGGAAACCGCGCACCTTACAGGCGTGA
- the leuC gene encoding 3-isopropylmalate dehydratase large subunit translates to MAAQEKPRTLAEKVWDDHVVALGPGEGDAREPDLIYIDLHLVHEVTSPQAFDGLRLNNRPVRRPDLTIATEDHNVPTVDIDKPIADPVSRIQVETLRRNCEEFGIRLHPMGDVEQGIVHIIGPQLGLTQPGMTVVCGDSHTSTHGAFGALAMGIGTSEVEHVLATQTLPLRPFKTMAVNVDGQLPAGVSAKDIILAVIAKIGTGGGQGYVIEYRGNAIESLSMEGRMTICNMSIEAGARAGMVAPDETTFEYLHGRPHAPQGADWDAAVAAWRELRTDEGAEFDTEVYIDASTLSPFVTWGTNPGQGVPLSAAVPDPELIFEDGERQSAEKALAYMDLRAGTAMRDITVDTVFVGSCTNGRIEDLRVVADVLKGRKVADGVRMLVVPGSMRVRAQAESEGLGEVFTAAGAEWRQAGCSMCLGMNPDQLEPGQRCASTSNRNFEGRQGKGGRTHLVSPAVAAATAVRGTLSSPADLTQ, encoded by the coding sequence ATGGCAGCCCAAGAAAAGCCACGCACACTCGCCGAAAAGGTGTGGGACGACCACGTCGTCGCGCTAGGTCCCGGGGAAGGCGACGCGCGCGAACCCGACCTCATCTACATCGACCTGCACCTGGTGCATGAAGTGACCAGCCCCCAGGCGTTCGACGGACTTCGGCTCAACAACCGCCCGGTCCGCAGGCCCGATCTGACCATCGCCACCGAGGACCACAACGTGCCGACGGTCGATATCGACAAACCGATCGCCGATCCGGTGTCACGCATTCAGGTCGAAACGCTGCGTCGCAACTGTGAAGAGTTCGGCATCCGGTTGCACCCGATGGGTGACGTCGAGCAGGGCATCGTTCACATCATCGGTCCGCAGTTAGGACTGACCCAGCCGGGCATGACGGTGGTGTGCGGGGACAGCCATACCTCGACGCACGGCGCGTTCGGCGCACTTGCGATGGGCATCGGTACATCGGAGGTCGAGCACGTGCTCGCGACGCAGACGTTGCCGCTGCGGCCGTTCAAGACGATGGCGGTCAACGTCGACGGGCAGCTGCCCGCCGGTGTGAGCGCGAAGGACATCATCCTCGCGGTGATCGCGAAGATCGGTACCGGCGGTGGACAGGGCTACGTCATCGAATACCGGGGCAACGCCATCGAATCGCTGTCGATGGAAGGTCGCATGACGATCTGCAACATGAGCATCGAGGCGGGCGCACGCGCGGGCATGGTCGCGCCCGACGAGACAACCTTCGAGTACTTGCACGGTCGTCCGCACGCGCCGCAGGGCGCCGACTGGGATGCCGCTGTCGCGGCCTGGAGGGAACTGCGGACCGACGAAGGCGCCGAGTTCGACACCGAGGTTTACATCGACGCCTCGACCTTGAGCCCGTTCGTGACGTGGGGAACCAACCCCGGACAGGGGGTGCCACTGTCGGCGGCGGTGCCGGATCCCGAGCTGATTTTCGAGGACGGAGAGCGTCAATCTGCCGAAAAGGCATTGGCGTACATGGATCTTCGGGCTGGAACGGCGATGCGAGACATCACGGTCGACACCGTCTTCGTCGGTTCGTGCACGAACGGGCGCATCGAGGATCTGCGGGTGGTCGCCGACGTGTTGAAAGGTCGCAAGGTCGCAGACGGTGTCCGGATGCTCGTCGTTCCCGGGTCGATGCGAGTGCGCGCGCAGGCCGAATCCGAGGGTCTCGGTGAGGTCTTCACCGCCGCCGGCGCGGAGTGGCGGCAGGCCGGCTGCTCGATGTGTCTTGGAATGAATCCAGATCAACTGGAGCCGGGCCAGCGCTGCGCATCGACATCCAACCGAAATTTCGAAGGGCGGCAGGGCAAGGGTGGACGCACACATTTGGTGTCGCCTGCCGTCGCCGCGGCCACCGCTGTGCGCGGCACGTTGTCCTCGCCCGCCGATCTGACTCAGTAG
- a CDS encoding NAD(P)H-dependent glycerol-3-phosphate dehydrogenase: MVDAAVLGAGAWGTALAKVLADAGNEVRLWARRPELADEINNTHRNPFYLGDAELPETIRATSNPADALTGACTVLLAVPAQTLRTNLVQWAPLIGDDATLVSLAKGIELDTLMRMSQVIVQVTGADPSRVAVISGPNLASEIADEQPAATVVACSDSGRAVTLQRAFSTGYFRPYTNADVIGAEVGGACKNVIALASGMAAGVGLGENTAAAIITRGLAEVMRLGIALGAKPATLAGLAGVGDLIATCTSRHSRNRSFGERLGKGGTMESAQRAAGGHIAEGVASCQSILALAESYDVEMPLTDAVNRVCHKGASVYEAVALLLGRSTKSE, from the coding sequence GTGGTCGACGCGGCGGTGCTGGGGGCCGGAGCATGGGGAACGGCACTGGCCAAGGTGTTGGCAGATGCCGGCAATGAGGTGCGGCTGTGGGCCCGTCGCCCCGAACTGGCCGACGAGATCAACAACACACATCGCAACCCCTTCTATCTTGGCGACGCCGAGCTGCCAGAGACGATCCGCGCCACGAGTAACCCGGCCGACGCACTCACCGGTGCGTGCACCGTATTGCTGGCTGTGCCCGCCCAGACATTGCGCACCAATCTCGTGCAGTGGGCCCCCCTTATCGGTGACGACGCCACGCTGGTGAGCCTGGCCAAGGGCATCGAACTGGACACCTTGATGCGGATGAGTCAGGTGATCGTGCAAGTCACCGGCGCGGACCCATCGCGCGTCGCGGTGATCTCCGGGCCGAACCTGGCCAGCGAGATCGCCGACGAACAGCCGGCCGCCACCGTTGTCGCCTGCAGCGACTCAGGCCGGGCCGTGACACTGCAGCGCGCGTTCTCGACCGGATACTTCCGCCCGTACACCAACGCCGATGTCATCGGCGCCGAAGTCGGCGGCGCGTGCAAGAACGTCATCGCGTTGGCGTCCGGCATGGCTGCGGGAGTGGGGCTTGGGGAGAACACGGCAGCAGCGATCATCACTCGCGGGCTCGCCGAGGTCATGCGACTCGGAATCGCGTTGGGCGCCAAGCCGGCAACGCTGGCAGGCCTTGCGGGCGTCGGCGACCTCATCGCCACATGCACGTCGCGGCACTCCCGTAACCGCTCGTTCGGCGAACGGCTGGGCAAGGGCGGCACCATGGAGTCCGCGCAGCGCGCCGCGGGCGGGCATATCGCCGAGGGGGTGGCGTCGTGCCAGTCCATTCTCGCGCTGGCGGAGAGCTACGACGTCGAGATGCCGCTCACCGATGCCGTGAATCGGGTCTGCCACAAGGGCGCATCGGTGTATGAGGCGGTGGCGCTGCTGCTCGGGCGCAGCACGAAGTCGGAGTAG
- a CDS encoding RNA degradosome polyphosphate kinase: MTEADTETLATDSASTASARPGSRHTGDSAPEAPPAATSQAVDNALPEDRYVNRELSWLDFNARVLALAADPSLPLLERAKFLAIFASNLDEFYMVRVAGLKRRDEMGLSVRSADGLSPREQLRRINERTQQISNRHAHVFLDAVRPALADEGIVIVTWAEVDEHERARLSTYFHEQVFPVLTPLAVDPAHPFPFVSGLSLNLAVTILKPEDGGQHFARIKVPDNVDRFVELARREGSSDVVRFLPVEELIAAFLPVLFPGLEILEHHAFRITRNADFEVEEDRDEDLLQALERELARRRFGSPVRLEVSDDMTESMLELLLRELDVDTGDVIEVPGLLDLSSLWQIYDQDRPALKDRPFVPATPPAFGERETPKSIFSTLRDGDVLVHHPYDSFSTTVQRFIEQAAADPNVLAIKQTLYRTSGDSPIVTSLIDAAAAGKQVVALVEIKARFDEQANIKWARALERAGVHVVYGLVGLKTHCKTCLVVRREGSTIRRYCHIGTGNYNSKTARLYEDVGLLTAAPDIGADLTDLFNSLTGYSRKESYRNLLVAPYGVRKGIIERIELEIAAKQSGADAGIRLKANALVDEQVIDSLYRASQAGVRVEVVVRGICALRPGVAGYSENISVRSILGRFLEHSRVIHFRAIDEFWIGSADMMHRNLDRRVEVMAQVKDPRLASQLNDVFDSALDPATRCWELDMDGKWTALPREGETVRDHQVSLMERHRHP; this comes from the coding sequence ATGACGGAAGCCGATACCGAGACCCTCGCCACCGACTCTGCTTCGACGGCGTCCGCTCGGCCGGGGTCGCGGCACACCGGAGATTCAGCGCCCGAGGCCCCGCCTGCGGCGACGTCGCAAGCGGTCGACAATGCGCTGCCCGAGGACCGCTACGTCAACCGCGAGCTGAGCTGGCTCGACTTCAACGCGCGGGTACTCGCGCTTGCGGCCGACCCGTCGCTGCCGCTGCTGGAGCGCGCAAAGTTTCTTGCGATCTTCGCGTCGAACCTCGACGAGTTCTACATGGTCCGTGTCGCGGGACTCAAGCGGCGCGACGAGATGGGATTGTCGGTGCGCTCCGCCGACGGTCTGTCACCGCGTGAACAATTGCGCCGGATCAACGAGCGCACTCAGCAGATCTCCAATCGGCATGCCCATGTATTCCTCGACGCGGTGCGCCCCGCGCTCGCCGACGAGGGCATCGTGATCGTGACGTGGGCCGAAGTCGACGAGCACGAGCGCGCACGGCTCTCGACGTACTTCCACGAGCAGGTGTTCCCGGTGCTGACACCGCTGGCGGTCGACCCGGCTCACCCCTTCCCCTTTGTCAGCGGGCTGAGCTTGAACCTCGCCGTCACGATCCTGAAGCCCGAGGATGGCGGGCAGCACTTCGCGCGAATCAAGGTGCCCGACAACGTCGACCGCTTCGTCGAGTTGGCGCGCCGCGAAGGCTCATCCGATGTGGTGCGGTTCCTCCCGGTGGAGGAACTGATCGCGGCGTTCCTGCCGGTGCTGTTTCCCGGTCTGGAGATCCTCGAGCATCACGCGTTCCGCATCACCCGAAACGCCGACTTCGAGGTCGAAGAGGACCGTGACGAAGATCTGCTGCAGGCGTTGGAGCGGGAACTGGCGCGGCGGCGCTTCGGTTCCCCGGTTCGCCTCGAGGTGTCCGACGACATGACCGAGAGCATGCTCGAGTTGCTGTTGCGCGAACTCGACGTGGATACCGGCGATGTCATCGAGGTGCCTGGACTACTCGACCTGTCGTCGCTCTGGCAGATTTACGACCAGGACCGCCCCGCGCTGAAGGACCGTCCCTTCGTGCCGGCGACACCGCCTGCGTTCGGCGAGCGGGAGACCCCGAAGAGCATCTTCTCGACATTGCGCGACGGCGACGTCCTGGTGCACCACCCCTACGATTCGTTTTCCACCACCGTGCAACGGTTCATCGAACAGGCGGCCGCGGATCCCAACGTGTTGGCCATCAAGCAGACGCTGTACCGGACGTCGGGCGATTCGCCGATCGTCACCTCGCTCATCGACGCCGCTGCGGCAGGCAAACAGGTTGTCGCGCTGGTGGAGATCAAGGCGCGCTTCGACGAGCAGGCCAACATCAAATGGGCCCGCGCGCTGGAACGTGCGGGCGTGCACGTGGTTTATGGACTCGTCGGGTTGAAGACCCACTGCAAGACCTGCCTCGTGGTGCGCCGCGAGGGATCCACGATTCGGCGCTATTGCCATATCGGCACCGGCAACTACAACAGCAAGACCGCGCGCCTCTATGAGGATGTCGGCCTGCTGACGGCCGCGCCGGATATCGGCGCGGACCTCACTGACTTGTTCAACTCGCTCACCGGCTACTCGCGCAAGGAGTCGTACCGCAACTTGTTGGTCGCGCCCTACGGTGTCCGCAAGGGAATCATCGAGCGAATCGAACTGGAGATCGCCGCCAAGCAGTCCGGCGCCGATGCGGGCATTCGGCTGAAGGCCAACGCATTGGTCGACGAGCAAGTGATCGATTCGCTTTATCGAGCGTCGCAGGCGGGTGTCCGCGTCGAGGTCGTGGTTCGCGGTATCTGTGCGTTGCGTCCGGGCGTTGCCGGATACTCCGAAAACATCTCGGTGCGCTCGATTCTGGGCCGCTTCCTGGAGCACTCGCGCGTTATTCACTTCCGCGCCATTGACGAGTTCTGGATCGGAAGCGCCGACATGATGCATCGTAATCTCGATCGACGAGTCGAGGTGATGGCTCAGGTCAAGGATCCGAGGCTGGCTTCGCAACTGAACGACGTCTTCGATTCCGCCCTTGACCCGGCCACCCGGTGCTGGGAGTTGGACATGGACGGTAAGTGGACAGCGTTGCCACGAGAGGGCGAAACGGTCCGCGACCACCAGGTGTCATTGATGGAACGCCACCGGCACCCTTGA
- the cofC gene encoding 2-phospho-L-lactate guanylyltransferase has protein sequence MGRSLEADVGLVIAVKRLTAAKTRLAPVFSAATREGVVLAMLIDTITAAFAAPAVQSITVVTPDAAAGDAARQLGARVLADPTPPGHRNPLNNAITAAEAAVRGETPNIVVLQGDLPALQPQELGEAIAAARAYPRSFVGDRHGTGTSALIALGVTLDPQFGADSAQRHRHSGAIELTGAWPGLRCDIDTPDDLLVARRLGVGTTTTQAIAGAR, from the coding sequence ATGGGCAGGTCATTGGAGGCCGATGTCGGGCTTGTGATCGCCGTCAAACGGCTGACCGCCGCCAAGACTCGGCTGGCGCCGGTTTTCTCGGCGGCCACACGCGAAGGTGTCGTGCTGGCCATGTTGATCGACACCATCACGGCAGCATTCGCGGCGCCGGCCGTGCAGTCGATCACCGTGGTGACACCGGATGCCGCCGCCGGCGACGCCGCACGGCAGCTCGGTGCGCGGGTGCTCGCCGACCCGACGCCACCGGGCCATCGGAATCCGCTGAACAACGCCATTACGGCCGCGGAGGCAGCGGTACGCGGCGAGACGCCGAACATCGTTGTGCTTCAGGGTGATCTACCCGCATTACAGCCTCAGGAACTGGGTGAGGCCATCGCGGCAGCACGCGCCTACCCACGCAGCTTCGTCGGAGATCGGCACGGTACGGGCACTTCGGCATTGATCGCCCTCGGAGTCACGTTGGATCCGCAGTTCGGCGCAGATTCGGCTCAGCGCCATCGCCATTCGGGCGCAATCGAGTTGACCGGCGCCTGGCCCGGCCTGCGCTGCGACATCGACACACCCGATGACCTGCTGGTCGCGCGTCGCCTCGGGGTCGGCACGACAACGACGCAGGCCATCGCCGGTGCGAGATAG
- a CDS encoding Lrp/AsnC ligand binding domain-containing protein: protein MVEAFMLVQTEVGRAEVIAKQLAGLPGVLSAEYVTGPYDVVARIGAASVDELQAGVVPSVQQVAGVTRTLTCPIADEIRP from the coding sequence GTGGTCGAGGCTTTCATGCTGGTCCAGACCGAGGTGGGCCGCGCCGAAGTCATCGCCAAACAGCTCGCGGGGCTACCCGGAGTGCTGTCCGCCGAGTACGTCACCGGTCCATATGACGTAGTGGCGCGAATCGGGGCGGCCAGCGTCGACGAACTGCAGGCGGGCGTGGTTCCCAGCGTCCAGCAGGTCGCCGGCGTCACCCGCACACTGACCTGCCCGATCGCTGACGAAATACGCCCTTAG